The Prosthecomicrobium sp. N25 genome contains the following window.
TCCTGACGCGCGTATGGAACGTCACCCGCGGCACACGATGAATGGGCGGCATTGCTGCGGTCCTCCTCCTTGGCGGCGCGCCGGTCACGCCCGGCCTTGGGGGCCGCGGACGCGGTCCCGGGAGCGGCACGCCCGGCTTCGTCGGGACCATCCTCACAGGCGAGGGGCCGCGGGCCAAGCCCCCGATCCACGGCCGGGCGAATGTCCCGACGCCTTCAGCTCTGCAGGTACTTGATCAGTCCCGCGATGCCGAGGACGACCAGGACAAGGATCAAGATGCTGCCCAGGCCCATCCAGCCGCCGTGCCAACCCATGTCCCAGTCCATCATGGCCGTCTCGCTCCCTTGTCGATCCGGACTGTCTTCAGCCGCGCCGCATTGCCCACCACGCTGACCGACGACAGCGCCATGGCGGCGGCCGCGATCACGGGCGAGAGCAGCAGGCCGAAGCTCGGATAGAGGACGCCGGCGGCGACCGGGACGCCGAGGGCGTTGTACACGAAGGCGAAGAACAGATTCTGGCGGATGTTGCGCATGGTGGCCTGCGACAGCAGGCGCGCCCGGACGATGCCGGTGAGGTCGCCCTTCAGGAGCGTGACACCGGCGCTCTCGATGGCGACGTCGGTCCCCGATCCCATGGCGATGCCGACGTCGGCCGCCGTGAGCGCCGGGGCGTCGTTGACGCCGTCGCCCGCCATGGCGACCGTCCGGCCCTCCCGGCGGTAGGCCTCCACGACCGCGCTCTTGCCCTCGGGCAGGATCTCGGCCTGGACCTCCGGGATGCCGAGCCGCGCCGCGATGGCGCGGGCGGTGGTCCAGTTGTCGCCGGTCAACATCACGACCCGGATGCCGGCCTCCTTCAACGCGTCGAGCGCGGCGGGGGTGGTCGGCTTGATGGGATCCGCGATGGCCAGGACGGCCGCTGGCCGGCCGTCGACGCCAGCGAAGATCGCGGTCGCGCCGTCGGCGCGGAGCCGGTCGGCGCGGGCCGCGAGCGGTCCCGTGTCGATCCCGTGCTCCTGCAGGAAGGCGGCGTTGCCGAGCACGATCCGCCGCCCCTCCACGGTGCCGAGGGCTCCCTTTCCGGTCGGGCTGTCGAAATCGGTCACCGCAGCCGGCCGGAGGCCGCCCACGTCTGCGGCGGCCACGATGGCGAGCGCGATCGGATGCTCGCTCGCCCGCTCCACCGCGGCGGCGAGGCGGAGCACCTCGGCCTCGGCGAAGCCGTCCGCGGTCACGATCTCGATCACAGCCGGCTTGCCCTCGGTGAGCGTTCCGGTCTTGTCGACCACCAGCGTGTCGATCTTCTCCATCCGCTCCAGGGCCTCGGCATTCTTGATGAGCACGCCGTGTTCCGCGCCGCGCCCGACGCCGACCATGATGGACATAGGCGTGGCGAGACCGAGCGCGCAGGGGCAGGCGATGATCAGCACGGAAACGGCCGCGACCAGGCCATAGGCGTAGCGCGGTTCCGGCCCCCAGATGGCCCAGGCCACCCACGCCAGGAGCGCGATCGCGATCACCGCGGGGACGAAGTAGCCCGAGACGTCGTCCGCCAGCCGCTGGATCGGCGCACGGCTGCGCTGCGCCTCCGCGACCAGTTGGACGATGCGCGCCAGCATGGTGTCGCGGCCGACCTTGTCGGCGGTGATGACGAGCGCCCCCGACCGGTTCATCGTCCCGCCGACGACGCTGTCGCCGACCGACTTCGTGACCGGCATGGACTCGCCCGTGACCATGGACTCGTCCACGGCGCTCCGCCCCTCCGCGACGATCCCGTCGACCGGCACCTTCTCGCCGGGCCGCACGCGCAGCCGGTCGCCGACCGCCACGAGCTCCAGGGCCACCTCGGCCTCGCTGCCGTCCGGCGCGATCCGCCTGGCCGTCTTCGGCGCGAGGTCGAGCAGCGCGCGGATCGCGCCGCCGGTCGACTCGCGGGCACGCAGCTCGAGAACCTGGCCGAGCAGGACCAGCACGGTGATCACCGTCGCGGCCTCGAAATAGACCGCGACCGACCCGTCCGCCGCCCGGAAGCCGGCCGGGAAGACCTGCGGCATCACGGTCGCGATGACGCTGTAGATCCAGGCGACGCCGATGCCCATGGCGATGAGCGTGAACATGTTGAGCTTGCGCGTCACGAGCGACTGCCAGCCGCGGACGAAGAAGGGCATGCCCGCCCAGAGCACGACCGGGGTTCCGAGCGCGAACTGGAGCCAGTTCGAGGTCGCCTGGCTCAGGACGTGGCGCAAGCCCAGCAGGTGCCCGCCCATCTCCAGGGCGAAGACCGGCAGGGTAAGCGCGAGGCCGATCCGGAAGCGCCGGGTCATGTCGACGAGTTCGGGCGAGGGCCCGGTCGCCTCGGTGGCGACCAGCGGCTCCAGCGCCATGCCGCAGATCGGGCAGTGACCGGGACCGACCTGACGGACCTGCGGATGCATCGGACAGGTGTAGATCGTCCCTTCCGGGACGGGCGCCGACGCAAGGTGGGCGGCCCGGGCCGCGCCCTCGTGATGGTGAGAAGCGGAGTCGGGCCGCAGGTGGTCCGGGCTTTGGTGCACGTGTGGGTGGCCGTGCTCGCCGTGGCCGTGATGGTCTGCCGCCGGGCCGGTCGGGTCGGGGCCATCGGAGCCACGCGGCTCATCGGCAGGCAGCGACGTGGCAGCCGGAAGCCCCGGGTGGCGTGCCGATACGGGGCGTCCGTCCTGTCGCGAGCCGCTTGCGCCCGGGTGGGCTGAATGATCGGTCGTCGCCACGGTCTTCCTCCGAATACCTGTCCGAGCCGGCGCAGCCGGCCCCGACCTGCAGGGAAGATGGACCTATGACTGTCAATCTATCGACGTCGGCCGTCAACGCCCCAATAAATCCTCGGAAGGCATCCCAGATCGACGAAATCCCGAGGACGCAACGTAATGCGCTCCGGGGAGGCCGTCGCACCGGTCAAGATTTCCGGCTGGGATCTGGTTCGGATCGTCTCTGACGATGTCGAGAGGCAGGAGGCGACGACGGCCGAAACGCGCATGAGCTATTCAGGAAGTCTTGGACAAGCCGTTCCGGATGGCGGCTGGGATCGATCCGACGCCCACCCGGGCCATCGGGCTCGGAACCGACGTTCCTGCCGAGTGGCACGCCCTGTCGGCGCCCGCCGCGGCCGGGCAAACGTCCGCCCGACAGGGTCGACGATCGGCGGTGGGGCGCCGGCTACTCCGACACGATGCCGGGGAGCTTCTCGGTCCGGATCACGGGCGGCGGCGCCCATTTGCCGGTCAGCGCGTCGCCCTGAGGCGCGTAGAGGCGCATCGTGAGCGTGAAGGGTGTCTTCGGCGCGGGCAGCCAGTTCGCCTCCCGGTCCTTGCCGGGGCTCGCGTTCTGGATGTGCAGGTCGAGCGAACCGTCGGGGTTGTAGACGAAGGGCATCCAGCTCGAGACCGCGAAGCGGTTGATCGGGTTCGCCGCCTGGAAGCCGTCCTCGTCATAGAGCGTGACGGACCAGAACGCATCGGCCGGCGGCATCTCGCCCTTGTCGAAGTGGAGCGTGTAGCCGAAGCGGCCGTCGAGCGGCTGGCCCTTGCTGTCGCCCAGGTTGAATGGGTAGATCGCGTCCTGCGGCTGGTTCGCCCCGAGGCCGATCTGCGCCACGATCGCGCGCTTCAGGTAGTAGTTCCCGTAGACGCCCATCGTGTCCACGTTCATCGACCAGCCATTGACCACGCTGGCCAGGGTCGCGGTCTTCCACTTCATCAGCCTTTGAGCGGCCGCCGGCGCCGCGGCGAGGGCGGCACGCACCTGCGGGTCGAGCTTCGCCGGATCGAAGCTCTTGCCCGCCTCGAATCCGATGCGCTTCAGCCGCGCCACCTGTGCCTGGTCGGTCAGGTGCGGCGGCACCACCTTCAGGATCTCGGCCCCATAGGCGAAGTAGGCCTCGCCCGTCATGGTGTCGACCTGGTCCTTGGGCGGCGTCTTCATGTCGACGGTCGGGTCCGGCTTGAACTCGGCCGGTTTCGCCTCCTTGCCCCACTGGCTCAGCGGGGTGAGCCGGTAGCCCGCCTGGACCTTGTGGACCGCAGCGTAGTCCGGTGGCCCGTCCGTCTTGGTGCGGCCGATGATCCAGACATGCGGCGTCGGCGCGTCGAGGCGCTGGGTGTCAGCCGGCAGCTTGAACTCGTCGAAGCGCTCGCGAAGGTCCGGGCGCCAGCCCGCCGGGGCGATCAGAAAGGTGCCCGCAGCCGTCCCGGTCGTGCGCCAGCCGGGCGAGGCGAACACGTCCGTCCACATGTCGAGCATGGGCATCAGGTAGTAGCGGCCGCCCGTGTCGGGCACCTGCAGGACGACCGGCTCGCGCGTGAGGTCGAGCCAGGCGCTCGAGTAGAGCGTGTCGAAGTTCGGCCTGACCACCTGGCGCATCTCCGCCGTGGGGAAGGCCGGGATGTGCGCGAAGGTGTTGGCCGGCGCTCCGATGCCGGCGCCGGGGGCGACGTTCGTGAGCACGCGCCGGGTCACGTCCATGGAGATGAGCGGATAGAGGTAGACGTAGCCCTCGATCGCGATCTGCCGGGCCTCCGCCTCGCTTAGGGGGGCGGCACTGGCCGAAAGGGGTCCCTGGATGCCCAGACCACCAATCACCAGCGATGTGCCCAGGATGGCCTTCCAATCCGGCATGACTGCCTCCCGAACTTGCAGGGCAAACCTGCCGCAGGGTGATATTTCACGAAATTCCGTAAGGGCCAAGCTCGTGCTAGCCCTAGGGGCGCCGGACGTCGATGAAGGGTTTTCCGGGCACGGCGCCGTTCTTCTGGACGCCCCGTCCGCGCGGCTTGATCCTTGTCGGAATTCTATCGATCATGGCCGCGACACCAAGGGAGCGCTCATGGTCCGCCACCAGGACACGGCCCACGACCTGGCGCGGCGGGACGCCGGCCTGCGCGCCGTCGCGCGCGCCCGATTCGCCGCCGGCACGCCTCGCGGGACCGCCGGCCGTCGCACCCCCACGGAGGCCGTGTGACCGTCGTCCTCGCGTGCGACCTGGGTGGAACCAGCTTCCGTGCCGTGCTCGTCGACCAGGACGGCGCCGCGCTTGCGGAGAGCGTCGTCCCCGGTCCGGTGCCGGTCGAAACCCTGGACCGGTCCGAGATCGACCCGGCCGCCTGGTGGAGCACCTTCCTGGCGGCGGCGACCCGCCTCGCCGAGGATCGCCCGGACCTCTTCGGCAAGATCCGGGGGATCGCGATCTGCGGTGTCACGCGCACGCAGGTGTATCTCGGCCAAGACGACCGCTCCCTGCGGCCGGCCATGACCTGGAAGGACACCCGCGCGGAGGCCGCCGCGGCACGGCTGCGGGAGAGGCTCGGCGACCATCCCGAGGCGCCGCGCGTCAACGCCTTCCACCCGCTCGCCCGTCTCGCCTGGCTCGGCGAGGAGGAGCCGGAGACCGCCCGGGCGCTCGCCTGCGTGCTGGAGCCCAAGGACTACCTGAACCTCCGCCTCACCGGCCGCCGGGCCGGCGATCCCGTCTCGATGGCCCGCCTCGCCGCCTGCGCGCAGGTCGTCGATGGCCGGGACGCCTTCGCGAGGGCGGGCCTGGGCGCCGCCCTGCTCCCGCCGCAGCGCGAGCCCCACGAGCCGGTCGGCATCGTGCTGCCCGGCCTGCCGGAACCGCTCGACCGCATCGCCGGGGTGCCGGTCGTCTGCTGCTCGAACGACACCTGGGCCGCGGCGGCCGGCCTCGGGGCGCTTCGCGACGGCTACGCCTACAACATCTCCGGCACTACCGAGGTGCTCGGCATGGTCGGCTCCGAGCCCGTCGAGGCCGACGGCCTGCTCACCGTCGACTGGGGCGGGGTATGGCAGGTCGGCGGCCCGAGCCAGAACGGGGCCGATACCGTGTCCTGGCTCCTGTCCCTCCTCGGCCGCACCGGGGATCCGGTCGGCCCGGCGACGGCGGCTCTGCTCGACGGCGACCGCGATCCGCAGCCGCTCGTCTTCCTCCCCTACCTGCAGGGCGAGCGCGTCCCCTATTGGAACCCCGCCCTGCGCGGCGCCTTCGTGGGCCTCAACCGCCGGCACGGCCCCGCCGATCTCGCCTATGCGGTGCTCGAGGGGGTGGCGTTCGCGAACCGGCTCGTCCTCGAGCGCGCCGAGGCGGCGCTCGGCCGGCCCGCCGTCGAGATCCGCTTCGGCGGCGGCGCCGCCGCCAATCCGGTCTGGTGCCGGATCAAGGCCGACGTCTGCGGCCGGCCCGTCGTGGTCGGCGAGGCGCGCGAGCCCGGCGTGCTCGGCGCCGCGCTCGTCGCCTGGATGGGCACGGGCCGCTTCGGCTCGCTGGCCGAAGCGCAGGAGCGGCTCGTCCGCCCGGCGCGGCGCTTCGAGCCCGATCCCGCGCGCCGCGCCGCCTATGACGGGCTCTACACGATCTTCCGGCGCGCCGAGGCCGCGCTGGCGCCGATCTCGGCGGACCTCGCCGCGCTCGCACGCGGCTCGGGCGCCCTGCCGGGCATGCCGGCTCCCGCCACGAGCGGCCCGGAGGCGCGAGCCCATGCGTGAGGTCGTCGGCCGCTACGGCACCGCCATCGCCGGACTGGGGCTGATCCTGGTCTTCGTGCTGTTCGCGCCGAACTTCGCGACGCCCGTCAACCTGATCAACGTCCTGAAGGACACGAGCTTCCTCGCCATCCTGGCCCTCGGCTTCGCGCTCGCCTTCACGGTGGCGGAGCTCGACCTGTCGGTCGCCGAGGTGGCGAGCCTCGCGGCGGTGGTCTGCGGCTGGGTCGTCCAGCAGCAGTATCCGCCCTACGCGGCCGTGGCGGCGGCGCTCGCGGTCGGGGCGGGCTTCGGGACCCTCAACGGCTTCGGCGTCACGCGCCTCAGGATCCCGTCGCTGATCATGACCCTCGGCACCGCCGCGATCGCCAAGGGCTGCGCCTTCATGATCACCCAGGGCGTCGCCTTCGTGGGCCGCTGGCCGACCGGCTTCACCGGCCTCGCCCGGGGGACCACCCTCGGCGTCCCGAACCTGGTCCTCTGGATGGCCCTCGTCACCCTCTCGGCCGGCTTCCTGGTCCGCTGGACCCGCACCGGCGCCCACATGGTAGCGACCGGCGAGGCCGACGAGGCCGCGCGCCTCGCCGGCATCGAAACGGGCCGGATGAAGCGCATCGGGCTGCTGCTCGCGGGCGTCTGCGCCTCCGTGATGGCGGTGCTGCTCGCCGCCAACCTCTCCTCGGCGGCCCCCAACATGGCCGGCGACTACCTGCTCTACGCCATCGCGGCGGTCTTGCTGGGGATGACCATGTTCGACCCGGGCAAGCCGAACATCGCCGGCACGGTCTACGCCGCGCTGGTCCTCAAGGTCCTCGGCAACGGACTCGTGTTGCTCGGAGCGCCCTACTACGTCCAGGATATCGTACTCGGCGCCATCATCATCGGCTCGGTCGCCTTCTCGGCGAGCGTGATGAAGAAGGCGGCGTTCAAGGTCTGACGTTCGAAGCACAAGGGGATGGGGATGACCTGGTTACGCAAGTTCGCAACGGCCGCCGTGGCGGTCCTGGCGCTCGCCCGCACGGCGGACGCCTTCGAGGTCGGCATCGTCGGCTTTCAGTTCTCGTCCGAGACCCACGCGCGCGTGGCGAACGCGGCCGCGGAGGCCGCGAAGGCGAGGGGCTGGACGGTCACGCTGCTGAATTCCGAGGGCTCGCTGCCGAAGCACGCCGAGCAGTTCGAGACGCTGATCACCAAGAAGGTCGACGCGATCATCATCGCCATGGGCAAGCCGGTCGAGGCCGATGCCCAGTTCAAGGCCGCCAAGGACAAGGGCATCCCGGTCGTGACCGTGCAGTCGGGCGCCAGCCCGCACGCCCTCTTCGACATCCAGACGAACGAGTACAAGGTCGGCGCCGAGGCCGCGCTCTACCTGCTCGGCCAGCTCGGCTACCAGGGCAACATCGTCACGGCCCGCTTCGACCTCAACGTCGCCTCCCGGATCCGCGGCAAGATCCTAGACGTGGTCCTTTCCGAGAACCAGGCCGTGAAGGAGCTGGGCAAGTTCTCGATGGCGCGCACCCAGAGCTGGCGCGACGACGTCCGCGCCGGCATGCAGGCGCTGCTCCTGCAGAACCAGGGCAAGATCAACGGCATCTGGGCCTCGTTCGACGGCCAGGCCTACATCATCGACGACCTGCTCAGGGCGCAGGGCGTCAAGAAGGGCCAGATCCCGCTCGTCTCCGTGGACGGCGGCAAGGAGAGCTACGCCCGCATCGCGGACCCGGAGTCCACCTTCGTCGCCACCGTCGCCATCCCGTTCGAGGACATGGGCCGAAAGGCCGTCGACGCCGTGCAGGCGATCGTGGTCGAGAAGAAGCCGAAGGACGCCATCACGTCCGGCCCCTACCTGTTCACCGACGCCGTCCTGGTCGACAAGAACAACGTCAAGGACTTCCTGAAGTGACGCCGCGCGCCCCGGCAGGCCCCCCGGGCCGGCCGAACGCGGGACCGAACGGGCCCTCGGGCCCGGAAGCCTCGACCCGATGACGGCCGCCCGCGACGCCTCGCCCCCCATCCTGTCCCTCCGTGGCATCGGCAAGAGCTACGGGGCGGTCGTCGCCGTGCGCGACGTCGACCTGGACATCCATGCCGGCGAGGTCGTCGCGGTGTGCGGCGACAACGGCGCGGGCAAGTCGAGCCTCATCAAGGTGGTCTCGGGCGCCGAGGAGCCCACCGCCGGCGAGATGCGCGTCAAGGGCGAGCCCGTCCGCTTCGCCTCGCCCCACGACGCGCTCGGCCGCGGCGTCGCCACGATCTACCAGGACCTCGCCCTGGCGCCGCGGCTCTCGATCGCCCAGAACGTCTTCATGGGGTCGGAGCTGACCCGGCCCTTCCTGCTGCCGTTCCTGCGCGTGCTCGACAAGAAGCGCATGGCCGAGGAGGCGCGGCGGTACCTGGCGCAGCTCTCCGTATCGGTCACCGACATGAACCGCCCGGTCGAGCGGCTCTCCGGCGGCCAGCGCCAGGCCGTGGCGATCTCCCGCGCCCTGCGCTGGAACGCCGAGGTGATCATCATGGACGAGCCGACCGCAGCCCTCGGGGTCAAGGAGACCGCGCTCGTCCTCGACCTGGTGCGGCGCCTGAAGGCGGACGGCCGCACCATCGTGCTGATCAGCCACAACATGCGGGACGTGGTCGCGCTTGCCGACCGGGTCGTCATCCTCGGCGCCGGCCGAAAATACGTGGACCGGCCGATCGACGGCCTGACGGCCGACGACCTGACCCACATGATCATGAGCGGCAACGCCAAGGCCGCCTGACACCCCGATGCCCGGAGGCACAGCGTGGCCCGCCGCATGCCCGTTCTCGTCGACACCGATCCCGGCCAGGACGACGCCGTGGCGCTGCTCCTCGCGATGGCGCTGCCCGACCGCTTCGACCTTCTCGCCGTCACCACGGTGGCCGGCAACGTCCCCGTCGACCTCACCACCGCCAACGCGCTCCGGATCGCCGACCTGGCCGGCCGCCCCGAGGTGCCCGTCCACCGCGGCGCCGAGGCCCCGCTCGTGCTGCCGCTCG
Protein-coding sequences here:
- a CDS encoding xylulokinase, producing the protein MTVVLACDLGGTSFRAVLVDQDGAALAESVVPGPVPVETLDRSEIDPAAWWSTFLAAATRLAEDRPDLFGKIRGIAICGVTRTQVYLGQDDRSLRPAMTWKDTRAEAAAARLRERLGDHPEAPRVNAFHPLARLAWLGEEEPETARALACVLEPKDYLNLRLTGRRAGDPVSMARLAACAQVVDGRDAFARAGLGAALLPPQREPHEPVGIVLPGLPEPLDRIAGVPVVCCSNDTWAAAAGLGALRDGYAYNISGTTEVLGMVGSEPVEADGLLTVDWGGVWQVGGPSQNGADTVSWLLSLLGRTGDPVGPATAALLDGDRDPQPLVFLPYLQGERVPYWNPALRGAFVGLNRRHGPADLAYAVLEGVAFANRLVLERAEAALGRPAVEIRFGGGAAANPVWCRIKADVCGRPVVVGEAREPGVLGAALVAWMGTGRFGSLAEAQERLVRPARRFEPDPARRAAYDGLYTIFRRAEAALAPISADLAALARGSGALPGMPAPATSGPEARAHA
- a CDS encoding sugar ABC transporter substrate-binding protein, with the translated sequence MTWLRKFATAAVAVLALARTADAFEVGIVGFQFSSETHARVANAAAEAAKARGWTVTLLNSEGSLPKHAEQFETLITKKVDAIIIAMGKPVEADAQFKAAKDKGIPVVTVQSGASPHALFDIQTNEYKVGAEAALYLLGQLGYQGNIVTARFDLNVASRIRGKILDVVLSENQAVKELGKFSMARTQSWRDDVRAGMQALLLQNQGKINGIWASFDGQAYIIDDLLRAQGVKKGQIPLVSVDGGKESYARIADPESTFVATVAIPFEDMGRKAVDAVQAIVVEKKPKDAITSGPYLFTDAVLVDKNNVKDFLK
- a CDS encoding DUF1254 domain-containing protein — protein: MPDWKAILGTSLVIGGLGIQGPLSASAAPLSEAEARQIAIEGYVYLYPLISMDVTRRVLTNVAPGAGIGAPANTFAHIPAFPTAEMRQVVRPNFDTLYSSAWLDLTREPVVLQVPDTGGRYYLMPMLDMWTDVFASPGWRTTGTAAGTFLIAPAGWRPDLRERFDEFKLPADTQRLDAPTPHVWIIGRTKTDGPPDYAAVHKVQAGYRLTPLSQWGKEAKPAEFKPDPTVDMKTPPKDQVDTMTGEAYFAYGAEILKVVPPHLTDQAQVARLKRIGFEAGKSFDPAKLDPQVRAALAAAPAAAQRLMKWKTATLASVVNGWSMNVDTMGVYGNYYLKRAIVAQIGLGANQPQDAIYPFNLGDSKGQPLDGRFGYTLHFDKGEMPPADAFWSVTLYDEDGFQAANPINRFAVSSWMPFVYNPDGSLDLHIQNASPGKDREANWLPAPKTPFTLTMRLYAPQGDALTGKWAPPPVIRTEKLPGIVSE
- a CDS encoding ABC transporter permease; translation: MREVVGRYGTAIAGLGLILVFVLFAPNFATPVNLINVLKDTSFLAILALGFALAFTVAELDLSVAEVASLAAVVCGWVVQQQYPPYAAVAAALAVGAGFGTLNGFGVTRLRIPSLIMTLGTAAIAKGCAFMITQGVAFVGRWPTGFTGLARGTTLGVPNLVLWMALVTLSAGFLVRWTRTGAHMVATGEADEAARLAGIETGRMKRIGLLLAGVCASVMAVLLAANLSSAAPNMAGDYLLYAIAAVLLGMTMFDPGKPNIAGTVYAALVLKVLGNGLVLLGAPYYVQDIVLGAIIIGSVAFSASVMKKAAFKV
- a CDS encoding copper-transporting P-type ATPase; the protein is MPADEPRGSDGPDPTGPAADHHGHGEHGHPHVHQSPDHLRPDSASHHHEGAARAAHLASAPVPEGTIYTCPMHPQVRQVGPGHCPICGMALEPLVATEATGPSPELVDMTRRFRIGLALTLPVFALEMGGHLLGLRHVLSQATSNWLQFALGTPVVLWAGMPFFVRGWQSLVTRKLNMFTLIAMGIGVAWIYSVIATVMPQVFPAGFRAADGSVAVYFEAATVITVLVLLGQVLELRARESTGGAIRALLDLAPKTARRIAPDGSEAEVALELVAVGDRLRVRPGEKVPVDGIVAEGRSAVDESMVTGESMPVTKSVGDSVVGGTMNRSGALVITADKVGRDTMLARIVQLVAEAQRSRAPIQRLADDVSGYFVPAVIAIALLAWVAWAIWGPEPRYAYGLVAAVSVLIIACPCALGLATPMSIMVGVGRGAEHGVLIKNAEALERMEKIDTLVVDKTGTLTEGKPAVIEIVTADGFAEAEVLRLAAAVERASEHPIALAIVAAADVGGLRPAAVTDFDSPTGKGALGTVEGRRIVLGNAAFLQEHGIDTGPLAARADRLRADGATAIFAGVDGRPAAVLAIADPIKPTTPAALDALKEAGIRVVMLTGDNWTTARAIAARLGIPEVQAEILPEGKSAVVEAYRREGRTVAMAGDGVNDAPALTAADVGIAMGSGTDVAIESAGVTLLKGDLTGIVRARLLSQATMRNIRQNLFFAFVYNALGVPVAAGVLYPSFGLLLSPVIAAAAMALSSVSVVGNAARLKTVRIDKGARRP
- a CDS encoding ATP-binding cassette domain-containing protein; the protein is MTAARDASPPILSLRGIGKSYGAVVAVRDVDLDIHAGEVVAVCGDNGAGKSSLIKVVSGAEEPTAGEMRVKGEPVRFASPHDALGRGVATIYQDLALAPRLSIAQNVFMGSELTRPFLLPFLRVLDKKRMAEEARRYLAQLSVSVTDMNRPVERLSGGQRQAVAISRALRWNAEVIIMDEPTAALGVKETALVLDLVRRLKADGRTIVLISHNMRDVVALADRVVILGAGRKYVDRPIDGLTADDLTHMIMSGNAKAA